The following proteins are encoded in a genomic region of Sparus aurata chromosome 23, fSpaAur1.1, whole genome shotgun sequence:
- the LOC115575434 gene encoding immunoglobulin lambda-1 light chain-like isoform X2, producing the protein MLGTLCTLITALTYVDAVIVLTQTPAVHTVPTGQQLVLNCNIERYDEYYNVYWYKQVPGEAPQYVLRFYHSDSSPSFGTGFSSDRFDSKASSNINYQFIIKRAETGDSAVYYCETWDDSASEHVFGQGTKLTVTSSSLPPPVLTVFPPSRAELQSNKASLVCLSSQSVPFADVSWLAAGSPVSSGISTSTAVQQPDRTFQISSYLAIQTSDWNMEKVYTCKVSLGSQTAEQHINKSDCPTEE; encoded by the exons ATGTTGATGCAGTCATAGTGCTGACCCAGACGCCTGCTGTCCACACAGTTCCTACAGGACAACAGCTCGTTCTCAACTGCAACATTGAGAGATATGATGAATATTATAATGTCTATTGGTATAAACAGGTTCCTGGTGAAGCTCCTCAGTATGTTCTGAGATTTTACCATAGTGACAGTTCACCCAGCTTTGGAACAGGATTCTCCTCAGACCGATTCGACTCTAAAGCCTCATCAAACATAAATTATCAGTTCATCATTAAGAGGGCAGAGACAGgagactctgctgtgtattactgtgagACATGGGACGACTCTGCCAGTGAGCAC GTATTCGGACAAGGCACCAAGCTGACTGTGACAA GCtccagcctccctcctcctgtcctgaCAGTCTTCCCTCCGTCCAGAGCTGAGCTCCAGTCCAACAAAGCCTCTCTGGTCTGTCTGTCCAGTCAGTCTGTGCCTTTTGCAGATGTGAGCTGGTTGGCTGCTGGGAGTCCAGTGAGCAGTGGGATCTCTACCAGCACCGCCGTTCAGCAACCGGACCGCACTTTCCAAATCAGCAGCTATCTGGCCATCCAGACGTCAGACTGGAACATGGAGAAGGTTTACACATGTAAAGTGTCTTTGGGCTCCCAGACTGCAGAGCAACACATCAACAAGTCAGACTGTCCCACTGAAGAATAG
- the LOC115575434 gene encoding immunoglobulin lambda-1 light chain-like isoform X1, with protein MLGTLCTLITALTYVDAVIVLTQTPAVHTVPTGQQLVLNCNIERYDEYYNVYWYKQVPGEAPQYVLRFYHSDSSPSFGTGFSSDRFDSKASSNINYQFIIKRAETGDSAVYYCETWDDSASEHVFGQGTKLTVTSSSLPPPVLTVFPPSRAELQSNKASLVCLSSQSVPFADVSWLAAGSPVSSGISTSTAVQQPDRTFQISSYLAIQTSDWNMEKVYTCKVSLGSQTAEQHINKSDCPTEE; from the exons atgcTGGGGACCCTCTGCACTCTCATCACTGCTCTAACAT ATGTTGATGCAGTCATAGTGCTGACCCAGACGCCTGCTGTCCACACAGTTCCTACAGGACAACAGCTCGTTCTCAACTGCAACATTGAGAGATATGATGAATATTATAATGTCTATTGGTATAAACAGGTTCCTGGTGAAGCTCCTCAGTATGTTCTGAGATTTTACCATAGTGACAGTTCACCCAGCTTTGGAACAGGATTCTCCTCAGACCGATTCGACTCTAAAGCCTCATCAAACATAAATTATCAGTTCATCATTAAGAGGGCAGAGACAGgagactctgctgtgtattactgtgagACATGGGACGACTCTGCCAGTGAGCAC GTATTCGGACAAGGCACCAAGCTGACTGTGACAA GCtccagcctccctcctcctgtcctgaCAGTCTTCCCTCCGTCCAGAGCTGAGCTCCAGTCCAACAAAGCCTCTCTGGTCTGTCTGTCCAGTCAGTCTGTGCCTTTTGCAGATGTGAGCTGGTTGGCTGCTGGGAGTCCAGTGAGCAGTGGGATCTCTACCAGCACCGCCGTTCAGCAACCGGACCGCACTTTCCAAATCAGCAGCTATCTGGCCATCCAGACGTCAGACTGGAACATGGAGAAGGTTTACACATGTAAAGTGTCTTTGGGCTCCCAGACTGCAGAGCAACACATCAACAAGTCAGACTGTCCCACTGAAGAATAG
- the LOC115575434 gene encoding immunoglobulin lambda-1 light chain-like isoform X8 — MLGTLCTLITALTCVSGVTVLTQKPPVVTVTKGETATMDCNLGTVTDESARWYKQVPGGVPQFVLWFLHSFSSPTHGSGFSSQKFTSTHQSQTDYRLIINNVEEGDSAVYYCNTWDNSAKEEVFGQGTKLTVTSSSLPPPVLTVFPPSRAELQSNKASLVCLSSQSVPFADVSWLAAGSPVSSGISTSTAVQQPDRTFQISSYLAIQTSDWNMEKVYTCKVSLGSQTAEQHINKSDCPTEE; from the exons GTGTGAGTGGTGTGACGGTGCTGACACAGAAGCCTCCTGTTGTAACAGTGACCAAAGGAGAGACAGCCACCATGGACTGTAACCTGGGGACTGTTACTGATGAATCAGCCCGCTGGTACAAACAGGTTCCAGGAGGAGTTCCTCAGTTTGTACTGTGGTTTCTCCACAGCTTTAGCTCTCCAACCCATGGCTCTGGTTTCTCCTCTCAAAAGTTCACATCTACTCATCAGTCACAAACAGATTATCGATTGATCATCAACAATGTGGAGGAGGGAGACTCAGCAGTTTATTACTGTAACACATGGGACAACTCTGCTAAAGAAGAA GTATTCGGACAAGGCACCAAGCTGACTGTGACAA GCtccagcctccctcctcctgtcctgaCAGTCTTCCCTCCGTCCAGAGCTGAGCTCCAGTCCAACAAAGCCTCTCTGGTCTGTCTGTCCAGTCAGTCTGTGCCTTTTGCAGATGTGAGCTGGTTGGCTGCTGGGAGTCCAGTGAGCAGTGGGATCTCTACCAGCACCGCCGTTCAGCAACCGGACCGCACTTTCCAAATCAGCAGCTATCTGGCCATCCAGACGTCAGACTGGAACATGGAGAAGGTTTACACATGTAAAGTGTCTTTGGGCTCCCAGACTGCAGAGCAACACATCAACAAGTCAGACTGTCCCACTGAAGAATAG
- the LOC115575434 gene encoding immunoglobulin lambda-1 light chain-like isoform X6, with protein MLGTLCTLITALTCVSGVTVLTQKPPVVTVTKGETATMDCNLGTVTDESARWYKQVPGGVPQFVLWFLHSFSSPTHGSGFSSQKFTSTHQSQTDYRLIINNVEEGDSAVYYCNTWDNSAKEEVFGQGTKLTVTSSSLPPPVLTVFPPSRAELQSNKASLVCLSSQSVPFADVSWLAAGSPVSSGISTSTAVQQPDRTFQISSYLAIQTSDWNMEKVYTCKVSLGSQTAEQHINKSDCPTEE; from the exons atgcTGGGGACCCTCTGCACTCTCATCACTGCTCTAACAT GTGTGAGTGGTGTGACGGTGCTGACACAGAAGCCTCCTGTTGTAACAGTGACCAAAGGAGAGACAGCCACCATGGACTGTAACCTGGGGACTGTTACTGATGAATCAGCCCGCTGGTACAAACAGGTTCCAGGAGGAGTTCCTCAGTTTGTACTGTGGTTTCTCCACAGCTTTAGCTCTCCAACCCATGGCTCTGGTTTCTCCTCTCAAAAGTTCACATCTACTCATCAGTCACAAACAGATTATCGATTGATCATCAACAATGTGGAGGAGGGAGACTCAGCAGTTTATTACTGTAACACATGGGACAACTCTGCTAAAGAAGAA GTATTCGGACAAGGCACCAAGCTGACTGTGACAA GCtccagcctccctcctcctgtcctgaCAGTCTTCCCTCCGTCCAGAGCTGAGCTCCAGTCCAACAAAGCCTCTCTGGTCTGTCTGTCCAGTCAGTCTGTGCCTTTTGCAGATGTGAGCTGGTTGGCTGCTGGGAGTCCAGTGAGCAGTGGGATCTCTACCAGCACCGCCGTTCAGCAACCGGACCGCACTTTCCAAATCAGCAGCTATCTGGCCATCCAGACGTCAGACTGGAACATGGAGAAGGTTTACACATGTAAAGTGTCTTTGGGCTCCCAGACTGCAGAGCAACACATCAACAAGTCAGACTGTCCCACTGAAGAATAG